A DNA window from Arachis hypogaea cultivar Tifrunner chromosome 18, arahy.Tifrunner.gnm2.J5K5, whole genome shotgun sequence contains the following coding sequences:
- the LOC112771724 gene encoding protein DETOXIFICATION 45, chloroplastic-like, protein MTIFNIISKLFNIPLLSVATSFVAEDIAKTAAEEYLSEHSGIQNIGNGKSFERGNRKKQFSSVSTALLLALGIGIFEALALFLGSGIFLNLIGVSTENPIHNLAIQFLSLRSVGAPAVVLSLALQGIFRGFKDTKTPVLCLGKCLV, encoded by the exons ATGACCATCTTTAACATCATATCAAAGCTTTTCAATATTCCCCTTCTAAGTGTTGCTACATCTTTTGTTGCCGAGGACATAGCCAAAACTGCTGCCGAAGAATATCTTTCGG AGCACAGTGGTATACAAAATATTGGCAATGGTAAATCCTTCGAAAGAGGCAATCGAAAAAAGCAATTTTCCTCTGTCTCCACTGCTTTGCTATTAGCACTTGGGATTGGAATTTTTGAGGCTTTAGCTCTGTTTCTTGGATCCGGAATATTTCTAAATTTGATTGGTGTATCAACA GAAAATCCAATACACAATCTGGCAATACAATTTCTCTCTCTAAGATCAGTTGGAGCTCCTGCTGTTGTACTTTCTTTGGCTTTACAAGGCATTTTCCGTGGTTTTAAGGATACAAAAACTCCTGTTCTATGCCTAGGCAAGTGCTTGGTTTAA
- the LOC112771726 gene encoding protein Iojap, chloroplastic: MLPSATFSVAGTTTGVPTIFSGEFWQLGYHAETDRSRKLRIHFSCSCRAKERPSQRFLKLNSKRRCTLLTFAFGKEAEDSFFSDVGEDTDEMYDELFKNYGKVVFKRKDQKPATAEVDDDAESLSFAVEMAKVASEVKAADIKVLFVKPLVYWTRFFIIATAFSRPQIDAIGSRIRDLAEKKYGKFPTGDSKPNSWTLLDFGDVVVHIFLPPQRAFYNLEEFYGNATPVELPFENQPPFCN; encoded by the exons ATGCTACCCTCCGCCACGTTCTCAGTTGCCGGAACCACCACCGGAGTTCCGACAATATTCTCCGGCGAGTTCTGGCAGCTAGGTTACCACGCTGAAACGGACCGCTCTCGGAAACTCAGGATTCACTTCAGCTGCTCTTGCCGCGCAAAGGAGCGACCTTCGCAACGGTTCTTGAAGTTGAATTCGAAGAGAAGGTGCACGCTTTTGACCTTTGCCTTCGGTAAAGAAGCTGAAGACAGCTTCTTCTCG GATGTAGGTGAAGATACAGATGAGATGTATGATGAATTGTTTAAAAATTATGGAAAAGTGGTATTTAAGAGGAAAGATCAAAAGCCTGCTACTGCAGAGGTTGATGATGATGCCGAAAGCCTATCGT TTGCTGTGGAGATGGCCAAGGTTGCAAGTGAGGTTAAGGCAGCCGATATAAAGGTTTTGTTTGTGAAGCCTCTTGTTTACTGGACTCGATTTTTTATCATAGCTACGGCATTTTCTCGTCCCCAAATTGATGCCATCGG GTCCAGAATTAGAGATTTAGCTGAAAAGAAATATGGAAAATTTCCAACTGGAGACTCAAAACCCAACTCATGGACCCTGTTGGACTTTG GCGATGTTGTTGTCCACATCTTTCTTCCACCTCAAAGAGCTTTCTACAACTTGGAAGAGTTCTATGGTAATGCAACACCTGTAGAGCTGCCTTTCGAGAATCAACCACCATTTTGCAATTGA